One genomic region from Mycobacteriales bacterium encodes:
- a CDS encoding ABC transporter ATP-binding protein, whose product MTLLTLTGVGHVYDAGTPWEHRALSDVDLAVEAGEAIAVHGHNGSGKSTLFRIVTGVLRPTEGDARLDGRPLTDHRELVGACLQQARLQLFGATVDDDLSLDPAVPPAAQVSALQRVGLDPLVDGPRRVDELSGGQQRLLAIAGALVRRPRLLVLDEPFAGIDPDNAERILLALAHARDDGIATMVLTPDPDEAQASGRVVEIAAGRVVRP is encoded by the coding sequence ATGACGCTCCTGACGTTGACCGGCGTGGGCCACGTCTACGACGCCGGCACCCCATGGGAGCACCGCGCCCTGTCGGACGTCGACCTGGCGGTCGAGGCGGGCGAAGCGATCGCGGTGCACGGCCACAACGGGTCGGGGAAGAGCACGCTCTTCCGGATCGTCACCGGCGTGTTGCGCCCGACCGAGGGCGACGCGCGGCTCGACGGGCGGCCACTCACCGACCACCGCGAGCTGGTGGGCGCCTGCCTGCAGCAGGCTCGGCTCCAGCTCTTCGGGGCGACCGTCGACGACGACCTGTCGCTCGACCCGGCGGTGCCGCCCGCGGCGCAAGTCTCGGCACTGCAACGCGTCGGTCTCGACCCGCTCGTCGACGGCCCACGACGGGTCGACGAGCTGAGCGGCGGCCAGCAGCGGCTGCTGGCGATCGCCGGGGCGCTGGTGCGCCGGCCGCGGCTGCTGGTGCTGGACGAACCGTTCGCCGGCATCGACCCGGACAACGCGGAGCGGATCCTGCTGGCGCTGGCGCACGCCCGCGACGACGGCATCGCCACGATGGTGCTGACTCCGGACCCGGACGAGGCGCAGGCCAGCGGGCGCGTCGTCGAGATCGCGGCCGGCCGGGTGGTGAGGCCGTGA
- a CDS encoding energy-coupling factor transporter transmembrane protein EcfT, which yields MSRAPILRYVPGDSAVHRLWGGTKLSVLMGLSLAVAAVPTWSVELAAFVVLLLAWGAARLPRGWLPRPPAWLVVALAVPVVIGSIQGGSPAGFGGLLTMLRGTGVALLFVLGALLFAATTPSAQVAPSLAVLLRPLRPLRLPVDDVVLVTALSVRCLPLLVEEVTTAYAAWRLRLPARERRRAVSVGRFLLTAVAASARRARELAEAMHARGGPQPPQRPAVRFGAGDALAVLLLAGVVAVAVISS from the coding sequence GTGAGCCGCGCCCCGATCCTGAGGTACGTGCCCGGCGACTCGGCCGTGCACCGGCTGTGGGGCGGCACCAAGCTGTCGGTGCTCATGGGGTTGAGCCTCGCGGTGGCCGCGGTGCCGACCTGGTCGGTCGAGCTCGCGGCGTTCGTCGTGCTCCTGCTGGCGTGGGGCGCGGCCCGGCTGCCTCGAGGCTGGCTGCCGCGTCCGCCGGCCTGGCTGGTGGTGGCGCTTGCCGTCCCGGTCGTCATCGGGTCGATCCAGGGCGGCAGCCCGGCCGGTTTCGGCGGCCTGCTGACGATGCTGCGTGGCACCGGGGTGGCCCTGCTGTTCGTGCTGGGCGCGCTGCTGTTCGCGGCGACGACGCCGTCGGCCCAGGTGGCTCCTTCGCTGGCGGTGCTGCTGCGACCCTTGCGGCCGTTGCGCCTCCCGGTCGACGACGTCGTGCTCGTCACCGCCCTGTCGGTGCGATGCCTGCCGCTGCTGGTCGAGGAAGTGACCACGGCGTACGCCGCCTGGCGGTTGCGCCTGCCCGCACGAGAGCGCCGACGTGCGGTCTCGGTCGGACGCTTCCTGCTGACCGCGGTCGCGGCCTCCGCACGGCGGGCTCGAGAGCTGGCCGAGGCGATGCACGCCCGCGGCGGACCCCAACCCCCGCAACGGCCGGCCGTGCGGTTCGGTGCCGGAGACGCGCTGGCCGTGCTGCTGCTGGCCGGCGTCGTGGCCGTCGCCGTCATCTCCTCCTGA
- a CDS encoding FKBP-type peptidyl-prolyl cis-trans isomerase, with protein sequence MRRFLLALLCPLLVLTACGGSGGSGALPTVKGDYGSKPTIDFPSGSPSKTLQAKILKTGSGSEVKKGDLLVADYLGQIWKGKVFDNSYDRKQPAAFPIGVGKVIAGWDDSLVGVKTGSRILMVIPPNKGYGKDGNSQAGIKGNDTLVFVVDVIGAYSKDAGAQQDAKPQPAPSSGPQVSGALSGEPKVTVPKGTAPPKKVTSAVLDKGTGAPVKDGGLLVVQYTAVDWTGKTLQSTWQIGQPTAVPVGGAQKGGPLDALVGVPLGSRVLLEVPAQDASKASTDSTAIVLDLIAELGTTS encoded by the coding sequence GTGCGCCGATTTCTCCTGGCCCTGCTGTGCCCGCTGCTCGTGCTCACCGCCTGCGGCGGGTCGGGCGGGTCGGGCGCGCTGCCCACGGTGAAGGGCGACTACGGCAGCAAGCCGACGATCGACTTCCCGTCCGGGAGCCCGAGCAAGACCCTGCAGGCCAAGATCCTCAAGACCGGCTCGGGCTCGGAGGTCAAGAAGGGCGACCTGCTGGTCGCCGACTACCTCGGCCAGATCTGGAAGGGCAAGGTCTTCGACAACTCCTACGACCGCAAGCAGCCCGCGGCATTCCCGATCGGCGTGGGCAAGGTGATCGCCGGATGGGACGACTCCCTCGTCGGGGTGAAGACCGGCAGCCGAATCCTCATGGTGATCCCGCCGAACAAGGGCTACGGGAAGGACGGCAACAGCCAAGCGGGGATCAAGGGCAACGACACCCTGGTCTTCGTGGTCGACGTCATCGGGGCCTACAGCAAGGACGCCGGCGCGCAGCAGGACGCGAAACCACAGCCGGCACCGAGCAGCGGCCCACAGGTCTCGGGCGCACTGAGCGGCGAACCGAAGGTGACGGTGCCGAAGGGCACCGCACCGCCGAAGAAGGTGACCTCTGCGGTGCTCGACAAGGGCACCGGTGCGCCGGTCAAGGACGGCGGCCTGCTGGTCGTGCAGTACACCGCGGTCGACTGGACCGGCAAGACGCTGCAGTCGACCTGGCAGATCGGTCAGCCGACGGCCGTGCCCGTCGGCGGTGCGCAGAAGGGCGGGCCGCTCGACGCCCTCGTCGGGGTGCCGCTCGGGAGCCGGGTGCTGCTCGAGGTGCCGGCCCAGGACGCCAGCAAAGCGTCGACCGACAGCACGGCGATCGTGCTCGACCTGATCGCGGAGCTCGGCACCACCAGCTGA